Below is a window of Metamycoplasma cloacale DNA.
CAATTTGAGAAATTATTGATTATACAAACAAAGAGTTAGATAAATTCGTTGTTTCAATCGGTGATATTAAAATGATTCAAATCAAAGATGGAGCAAGAAAATTAATTAAGAAATTAATTGTTCGTGATGATTTTGCAGAAACATTTGTGAATAATCCACAATATGAAACATTTGTGAATAATGTTGAAAGATTATGTGTTGAAAACTGTAATTTATGAAAGAACAAAATTAATGACATTCTTGTTTTCTTTGAAGAACAATATAAAGCAGTTCCTGATAGTGAAAGAAAATTTGAATACCTAGAATTAGTTAGAAAATCAATTGAGGAACAATTTTATGCCTAGAAGAACAAGAGAACATCGCGCTGCTAGAAAAATGCGTGTTGAAACAAAGAAATTTGGTACAGCAAATTGATTAACAGTAACTAGATTGTTATTAATGATTCCGTTCATTATTATTATGTGTGTTTCATTTAGTTTATTAAGAACTGGAAAAACAGTAGATGATATTGATGCTTCGACATTCTATTACTACATAGAAAACAGCAAACCAATCTTAGCTGGAAGTTATTATAAATTGCATATATCAATTCTTTATTGAATTAATTTAATTATTTTTATTGCTGCAATGATTACTGATTTTGTTGATGGTCATGTTGCGAGAAAAACAAAAACAATATCTGCTTTTGGAAAAATCTTTGATCCAATTGCTGATAAAGTGGCAACAAGCTTGATGTTAATTTATTTAACCATTCTAAATTACACTTTTCTACCTATTGTAATTTTATTCATTATAAGAGATATTATTGTTGATGGTTGCCGTGTATATGCAATTAAAAAAGATATTGAAATTAAAGCAAATATATGAGGAAAAATTAAAACCATCATTGTATCATTTTCCATTGTTGCAATCGCAATTGCTGGCCCATGAGTATACAACGTATTGACAATTAATGAAGAAAACAATCAAAGAATTTGACATTCAACATATTTAATTTATACTAACATTCCATTAATTATTGGATTGTTAATTGCTTGAATTAGTGGCATTATTTATATGAAGAAATACCTAAAAGGTATTACTAATGAATTAGTTAATAAACACGAAATGCTAAACGCTGAAAACGCAATGATTGATGAAACGAAAGCAAATAAAAAAGCTGAAACTTCAGCTGAAATTAAAAAAGAAGAAACTCAAGAAAACGTTGTTAGTGAAACAAGCGAAGATAATTCAAAAGAATAATTTAAAAGAATCATATGATTCTTTTTTTCTTCATTTTTTGCTTTGTTTTTATCTAAAATGACCTAAAATAATTTTTTTCTATATAATTAAAAGTATTAATTTAAATTAATCAATCTATATGGGAGGGATTATGCCAAGAGAAGGTTTAACATTAAGATGTGAAGCTTGCAAAATGGAAAATTACATTACAAAGAAAAATAAAAAATTGCATCCCGATAAAATGGAAGTAACAAAATACTGTTCAAAATGTAATGCTCACACAACTCACAAAGAAAAGAAATAATATTCTTAGGAGACCTATTTTATTATGATAAGAACAAAATTAGACCAAATTTTTGCAGAAACTAAAGTTGATGCAATTATTGCTGAATCACCACAAACAAGACTATGATATTCAGGTGTTCAAACAAGCGATGGGTATCTAGTAATTGAAGCAAATAAAGCACATTTATTTGTTGATGGTAGATATATTGAATATGTAACTAAAAACGCAAGAAATGTTGAAGTACATTTATTGAAACAAAATTCTTTTGCTGAATTTCTTGCAAAGAAAAATTATGCAAAAGTTGCTGTTGAAAAAGATTATTTAAACCTAGAAACATTTGGTTATATTAAACAGTTATTACCTAAAGCTGAATTTATTGAAATTCAAGGGCAATTGTTAAGAATTCACAAAGATGAAGAAGAATACAGTAAAGTAAAAGAAGCTTGTGAATTATCATTACAAGCTTTTGAAGAGTTAAAGAAACTTTTAAAAGAAGATATGACTGAATTAGAAGCTTCAAATAAATTAGGATATTTAATGAGATTGTTTGGCGCTGAAAAAGAATCATTTGATTCAATTATTGCATTCGGTGAAAACGCAGCTGAACCACACCACCACCCAACTAACAGAAAACTACAAAAAGGTGATATTGTTAAAGTTGATTTTGGTGCACAATTCCAAGGTTGAGCAAGCGATATTACTAGAACATTTTTCTTCGGTGGCAAACCTAAAAACCCTGATTTAGCAAAAATTCTTGACGTTGTTATTGAAAGTCAAAGATTAGGTAGAGAAGCAGTTAGACCAGGAATTTCTACTAAAGAAATTGATAAAATCTGCCGTGATTACATTGAACAACAAGGTTATGGACAATATTTCACTCACTCAACAGGCCATGGAGTTGGGATTGATGTACATGAATTACCTGGTGTTGGTAGAGGTAAAAACGACGTAATTTTGGAACCTGGAATGATTATTACCGTTGAACCTGGTATTTATATCGAAGGTTTAGGTGGAGCAAGAATTGAAGATACAATTTTAGTTACAGAAAAAGGTAATTTAGTATTGAGTCGTCCTGAGGATTATAGATAATTAATAAACCCGGAATTTATTAAAAAAATAACAGTTTTAATGCTGTTATTTTTTTTGTTTATTGTATTTAATTGCAAAGTTAAGAAAGATAAATAAGGCAGTAAATGAAAGAATGTATAAAGTAATATGTCACATTTCAATCTTATCTTTATCAATTCATAATAAATATGAATGTGCCGCTGATATTGAATTAGCAAAGATGTCTTTACCATCTAGTAAAACAGTTCTTAATAAGTTTGATATTTGTGTAGTTGGAATTAAAGAAGCTAATTCAGCCACTTCTTTAGGCATTGATGTTAAAGGAATGAATGCTCCTGTTAAGAAACCTGAAATCATTGATAAAACAGAATTTAGTGCAGCAAAGACACCGGTATTTTTAACAAACGAAATAAAGAATACAACCATTGCTGAATTGAATACACAGCTAAATAATACAATACCTCATACTTTTAACGTTTTAATTGAATCAAAAGTAAGAGTTTTATTAATAGTCATATAAGTTAGAATAATTGTATAAATAAATGTACTAATAATAATATTTAAAATTAAATTAAAGAATCAGTAGCTAAATCTAATTGAAGATGATCTAACGGGGGTAATAAATAAATCGTTTAGCACTTTCTTTTCAGCATCTGAAACCATGACAGATGTTATGGATAATGCATTAGTAAATGGTATAACTGTCATCATTCCAATTAATAAGAATCAATCAGCGTATTCTTTTTTAATTAATTCTTTTGTATCTGGTGAATATAGATATAAATTATTTATCACTTCTTGTGCATTCAAAGTTTGATTCATTTGTTCTTTATATATGTTTTTAGCAAATAATAAGAAACAAGCAAAGATAATAACCGGCGCCATTATGGTGAAGAAGATTCTTTTAGGATCTTTTAAGAAGCATAGACAGTTTCTTTTAAACAATTGAATCACTTGTTTCATTAAATACCTTCTTTCTTATTTTTAAAAGCGCCAGTAACATTTAGAAAGACTTCATCCATATCTCCCTTAACAATCTCGTAATCATTTAATAGCTCAATGTGATTTTTAACAAAGTTTAAGGCCATTTGATAAGTTTTAAAACGTATTTCTATTCCGTCGATAGCATGAGTGATGGCATGGAAACCTTTCGCTTTTATTGCATGGTTGATAATATTTGGATTGTTATAAACTTTTACCATTGCTGAAGCATATTTTGTTTTCAATGTAGTCGGACTGCCTTCAGCTAATTTGTTACCTTTTTCTATGATGATAGAATAATCGCAATTGTTAGCTTCTTCCATGTAGTGAGTGGTTAATAAAATGGTTAGTTTTCTTTCTTTTTGAATTTTTCTTAAAATACTTCAAACTAATTTTCTTGAACTTGGATCTAAACCGGTTGTTGGTTCATCTAGAAAAAGAATGCTGGGTTTATGCACTAATGCTCTTGCTATATCAACACGTCTTTTTTGCCCACCTGATAATTTTCCATACTCTCTATTGGCAATTTCTTCTAATTGAAATTCTTTAATAATTTCCTCAACAATATCTTTGACCTTAATATTTTTTTCAAAATCAGACACATATAAATATGCTCTGGTCATTAAGTTTTGCTTAACAGTTAAACTAGCGTCTAAAATTGATTCTTGAAAAACAATTCCAATTTGCTTACGTGTATTAGCAACATTGCGTTCAAAATTTTCACCATTAATAAATATTTCACCACTAGTTCTTTTTAAAAGCCCTAAGATAATATTTAATGTAGTTGTTTTACCAGCTCCATTAAGTCCTAAGAAACCAAATAATTGTCCTTTTTCTACACTGAATGACAAGTTATTGATTGCAGTAACGTTTTTGAAATTTTTAACTAAATTTTTAATTTCAATTGCATATACTTTGTTTTCCATTTTAATATAACCTCTTTAAAATAATTTTACTTCATTTTTGTGTAGTAGCATAGCTATCTCTTCTTTGTAAGGGCTTTGGTTGTTTATATAGGGGGTTTCTAGAATTTTAGGAATTTCTTTAAATTCAGGATCATAGACAAATTTCTCTAAAGTTTCAAATCCAATATATCCTTTATCAATATTTGCATGACGATCTTTATGACTTGATCTTGGATTTAATGAATCATTTAAATGAATTACTTTAATATGTTGAAAAATATTTTTTTCTTTCAATTCTTGTTTGAAATTATTGTAATCTCTAATGTTATAACCAGCATCTCATATATGACATGTATCTAGACATACACCAAGACGACTGCTATTTACATTTGTGATAACATAATTAATTTCATCTAAATTACTACAAATTTCAGTTCCCTTACCAGCCATTGTTTCTAGACAAATAATTACGTCTTTAGTTTTACTAATTACATATTTTAGTGTTTCAATTAATGTATCAAGAGCTTCTTTACGACTAAATTCAGTATGTGCTCCTGGGTGTAATACTAATAAATTAGCATTAATGTAATTCATTCTTTGAATTTCTTGAATTAAAAATTGTTGAGCGAATTTATATTTAGTAGGGTTAGCTGCATTGATGATATATGGAGCATGAACAACAATATTTGATTCAGGAATTAATGATTGATATTTTAATAGATATTCTTGATATT
It encodes the following:
- a CDS encoding MHJ_0274 family protein; the encoded protein is MNELVLKNNSTPLVEGNQPLNGSANVIIYVILGIFLALIIGWLIWKIVKKQVVKKKELKERNKKQIEAQKKYYEYILSIWEIIDYTNKELDKFVVSIGDIKMIQIKDGARKLIKKLIVRDDFAETFVNNPQYETFVNNVERLCVENCNLWKNKINDILVFFEEQYKAVPDSERKFEYLELVRKSIEEQFYA
- the pgsA gene encoding CDP-diacylglycerol--glycerol-3-phosphate 3-phosphatidyltransferase, with amino-acid sequence MPRRTREHRAARKMRVETKKFGTANWLTVTRLLLMIPFIIIMCVSFSLLRTGKTVDDIDASTFYYYIENSKPILAGSYYKLHISILYWINLIIFIAAMITDFVDGHVARKTKTISAFGKIFDPIADKVATSLMLIYLTILNYTFLPIVILFIIRDIIVDGCRVYAIKKDIEIKANIWGKIKTIIVSFSIVAIAIAGPWVYNVLTINEENNQRIWHSTYLIYTNIPLIIGLLIAWISGIIYMKKYLKGITNELVNKHEMLNAENAMIDETKANKKAETSAEIKKEETQENVVSETSEDNSKE
- the rpmG gene encoding 50S ribosomal protein L33, which translates into the protein MPREGLTLRCEACKMENYITKKNKKLHPDKMEVTKYCSKCNAHTTHKEKK
- a CDS encoding aminopeptidase P family protein; translation: MIRTKLDQIFAETKVDAIIAESPQTRLWYSGVQTSDGYLVIEANKAHLFVDGRYIEYVTKNARNVEVHLLKQNSFAEFLAKKNYAKVAVEKDYLNLETFGYIKQLLPKAEFIEIQGQLLRIHKDEEEYSKVKEACELSLQAFEELKKLLKEDMTELEASNKLGYLMRLFGAEKESFDSIIAFGENAAEPHHHPTNRKLQKGDIVKVDFGAQFQGWASDITRTFFFGGKPKNPDLAKILDVVIESQRLGREAVRPGISTKEIDKICRDYIEQQGYGQYFTHSTGHGVGIDVHELPGVGRGKNDVILEPGMIITVEPGIYIEGLGGARIEDTILVTEKGNLVLSRPEDYR
- a CDS encoding ABC transporter permease; this encodes MKQVIQLFKRNCLCFLKDPKRIFFTIMAPVIIFACFLLFAKNIYKEQMNQTLNAQEVINNLYLYSPDTKELIKKEYADWFLLIGMMTVIPFTNALSITSVMVSDAEKKVLNDLFITPVRSSSIRFSYWFFNLILNIIISTFIYTIILTYMTINKTLTFDSIKTLKVWGIVLFSCVFNSAMVVFFISFVKNTGVFAALNSVLSMISGFLTGAFIPLTSMPKEVAELASLIPTTQISNLLRTVLLDGKDIFANSISAAHSYLLWIDKDKIEMWHITLYILSFTALFIFLNFAIKYNKQKK
- a CDS encoding ABC transporter ATP-binding protein — protein: MENKVYAIEIKNLVKNFKNVTAINNLSFSVEKGQLFGFLGLNGAGKTTTLNIILGLLKRTSGEIFINGENFERNVANTRKQIGIVFQESILDASLTVKQNLMTRAYLYVSDFEKNIKVKDIVEEIIKEFQLEEIANREYGKLSGGQKRRVDIARALVHKPSILFLDEPTTGLDPSSRKLVWSILRKIQKERKLTILLTTHYMEEANNCDYSIIIEKGNKLAEGSPTTLKTKYASAMVKVYNNPNIINHAIKAKGFHAITHAIDGIEIRFKTYQMALNFVKNHIELLNDYEIVKGDMDEVFLNVTGAFKNKKEGI
- a CDS encoding deoxyribonuclease IV, giving the protein MIKIGSHVSFKSPNYLVGAIQESLNNNATCAMIYLGPPQNTIRVSTDKYQYQEYLLKYQSLIPESNIVVHAPYIINAANPTKYKFAQQFLIQEIQRMNYINANLLVLHPGAHTEFSRKEALDTLIETLKYVISKTKDVIICLETMAGKGTEICSNLDEINYVITNVNSSRLGVCLDTCHIWDAGYNIRDYNNFKQELKEKNIFQHIKVIHLNDSLNPRSSHKDRHANIDKGYIGFETLEKFVYDPEFKEIPKILETPYINNQSPYKEEIAMLLHKNEVKLF